In the genome of Meles meles chromosome 16, mMelMel3.1 paternal haplotype, whole genome shotgun sequence, one region contains:
- the GTSF1L gene encoding gametocyte-specific factor 1-like, whose translation MEPEVLEICPYNPHHRVPLSRFQYHLASCRRKNPKKAKKMASCKYNACHVVPIKKLEEHEAACINRSTVEEEDGLHPLKASLPSSEQNGNALQTFVPQKLVCESDTRESEREAHPPSLTTPQKTLRPGK comes from the exons ATGGAACCCGAAGTCTTAGAAATCTGCCCTTACAACCCTCACCACCGAGTCCCGCTCAGCAGATTTCAGTACCACCTGGCATCGTGCAGGAGGAAGAACCCCAAGAAGGCCAAAAAGATGGCCAGCTGCAAATACAATGCCTGCCACGTGGTCCCCATCAAGAAGCTGGAGGAACATGAGGCGGCCTGTATCAACAGAAGCAcagtggaggaggaggacggCTTGCACCCCCTGAAAGCTAGCCTTCCAAGTTCAGAGCAGAATGGAAATGCCCTTC AGACTTTTGTTCCCCAAAAGCTTGTCTGTGAAAGCGATacaagagagtcagagagagaagcccaccccccatccctgaCCACCCCCCAGAAGACCCTCAGACCAGGAAAGTAA